A genome region from Maridesulfovibrio salexigens DSM 2638 includes the following:
- a CDS encoding aldo/keto reductase yields MSDFFVPELKMNDGNSIPALGFGTYKLNGSAGVETMVNAIRSGYRLLDSAFKYENEGAVGEAIRRSGVAREDLLVTSKVPGLRHRYNEALYSVEESLYRAGLDYYDFYLIHWPNPSQDLYVEAWQALIEARKRGLVRSIGCSNFLPEHMQRLMDETGVVPAVNQVELYPYFIQQEQRDWHEQHGIITQSWSPLGRDSSAMQEAVIKAIGDKYEKSAAQVILRWHVQLGAVPIPKATSPARQLENINIFDFELSADDMATISAFDRPDGRRKDQHPAYYEEY; encoded by the coding sequence ATGAGTGATTTTTTCGTACCTGAACTGAAGATGAATGATGGTAATTCAATTCCTGCACTGGGATTCGGTACTTACAAACTCAATGGCTCCGCCGGGGTCGAGACTATGGTCAATGCCATCCGCAGCGGATACCGCCTGCTTGATTCCGCTTTTAAGTATGAAAATGAAGGTGCAGTTGGCGAAGCCATCCGCCGCAGCGGGGTTGCCCGTGAAGATTTGTTGGTGACCTCCAAGGTTCCCGGTTTGCGTCATCGCTACAATGAAGCTCTATATTCTGTAGAAGAGTCTTTGTATCGTGCAGGTTTGGACTATTACGATTTCTATCTTATCCATTGGCCCAATCCCAGTCAGGATTTGTACGTGGAAGCATGGCAGGCGCTTATTGAAGCACGTAAACGTGGGCTTGTCCGTTCAATCGGTTGCAGCAATTTTCTGCCTGAACATATGCAGCGGCTTATGGATGAAACCGGGGTGGTTCCGGCTGTGAACCAAGTTGAGCTGTATCCTTATTTTATCCAGCAGGAACAGCGCGACTGGCATGAGCAGCATGGGATTATCACCCAGTCGTGGAGTCCGCTTGGACGCGACAGTTCTGCAATGCAGGAAGCTGTAATTAAGGCTATCGGTGATAAGTATGAAAAAAGCGCGGCACAGGTGATCCTGCGCTGGCACGTGCAATTGGGGGCTGTCCCCATTCCAAAGGCCACATCTCCGGCACGGCAGCTCGAAAATATTAATATCTTTGATTTTGAATTGTCAGCTGACGATATGGCAACCATCAGTGCATTTGATAGACCCGATGGCAGGCGCAAGGATCAACATCCGGCGTACTATGAAGAGTATTAA
- a CDS encoding MGMT family protein has translation MGRTVFTEKAIEVIKAIPEGKVCSYGKIAALAGNPRAARQIVRILHSSGKKENLPWQRVVNREGRISLKKGQGYERQRELLEREGVEFDFDGQIDFEVYLWVPEQLILGDER, from the coding sequence ATGGGCAGGACTGTTTTTACTGAAAAGGCGATCGAAGTTATCAAGGCCATTCCGGAAGGAAAGGTTTGTTCTTACGGTAAGATTGCGGCTTTGGCAGGTAATCCCCGTGCAGCAAGGCAGATTGTGCGCATTCTGCATAGCAGCGGGAAAAAGGAAAATCTTCCTTGGCAGCGGGTGGTAAACCGTGAAGGGCGCATCTCCCTGAAAAAAGGGCAAGGTTATGAAAGGCAGCGTGAATTATTGGAACGCGAAGGTGTTGAATTCGATTTTGATGGGCAGATTGATTTTGAAGTTTATCTCTGGGTGCCCGAGCAATTAATTCTCGGTGATGAAAGATAG
- a CDS encoding methyl-accepting chemotaxis protein: MNFKDWSLKNKIIIPTFCVVAIILTASTWVMTDQARSLAVQQASKGADTEAKGYGNEISETLGKALTVTRTLAAMFEEGANYKVIPDREFLDSVLIHTLKKHPGLSGAWCTFPAKTSYDNREEEYRDKYKGAYRNWYYRDGGSISASYVGEENLEGQAWFENPMSGNVETLSEPYPWEVAGKTFWLCSTGYPVKRNGRNIGIVGVDFYLNDLLDTVLKIKPFETGYAFLVTNKGTIVAHPDSELQAKNITDILKGEQQSKILDAINNGRAYSYVAESNSGKMEYITYAPIKVGKTSFPWSIALVIPMDKVEAQANAIAKNSIMVSVLAILILLAILFVLAGVISKPILKTAGYTNKVSEGDLDAALEINQKDEIGRMADSLRTMVGELKKTILKAEDETRKAEEESAKAREATAEAEKARAKADMARTEGLHHAADRVEQVLERVVSASEQMSVQSNEMLQGSEIQSDRISSTATAMEEMNATVLEIARNASDAAEASNDAQIKAKDGASVVEKSKRALTQTVTEVNNLKDNMEELGKQAKGTETIVGVITDIADQTNLLALNAAIEAARAGEAGRGFAVVADEVRKLAEKTMTATGEVSTSINAIQRVAGENIRSMETVYTRIEEANEFSESSGGVLKEIVTGAEESAVQIQSIATAAEEQSATSEEINSSIEEISRITAETANGAREFALALESLAEQVSEMQKIVEDLKDE; encoded by the coding sequence ATGAATTTCAAGGACTGGAGCCTAAAAAACAAAATTATCATACCCACTTTCTGCGTTGTGGCTATTATCCTTACCGCCAGCACATGGGTGATGACTGATCAGGCCAGAAGCTTAGCTGTGCAGCAGGCCAGTAAAGGCGCTGACACAGAGGCAAAAGGATACGGTAATGAAATTTCCGAAACACTGGGAAAAGCTCTTACCGTAACCCGAACTCTGGCCGCCATGTTTGAAGAAGGCGCGAACTATAAAGTCATCCCTGACCGTGAATTCCTCGACTCCGTACTCATACACACCCTGAAAAAGCACCCCGGCCTTTCCGGCGCATGGTGCACATTTCCCGCCAAAACCAGCTACGATAACCGGGAAGAAGAATACCGCGATAAATACAAAGGAGCATACCGTAACTGGTACTACCGTGACGGAGGCTCCATATCCGCTTCATATGTGGGAGAAGAAAACCTTGAAGGGCAAGCATGGTTTGAAAACCCCATGTCCGGTAATGTGGAAACCCTTTCTGAACCATATCCGTGGGAAGTGGCCGGAAAGACTTTCTGGCTTTGTTCCACCGGATACCCGGTAAAGAGAAATGGACGTAACATAGGTATTGTCGGTGTAGACTTTTACCTTAACGACCTTCTCGATACGGTGCTTAAAATCAAACCTTTTGAAACCGGCTATGCATTCCTGGTCACAAATAAGGGAACCATAGTTGCTCACCCCGATTCGGAGCTGCAGGCTAAAAACATAACCGACATTCTCAAAGGTGAACAACAAAGCAAAATTCTGGATGCAATCAACAACGGTAGAGCCTATTCCTATGTCGCAGAATCAAACTCAGGCAAGATGGAATACATAACCTATGCTCCGATCAAAGTAGGTAAGACTTCTTTCCCATGGTCCATCGCACTGGTTATCCCCATGGACAAGGTTGAGGCACAGGCAAATGCCATTGCCAAGAACAGTATCATGGTCAGTGTTCTGGCCATTCTTATTCTGCTGGCTATTCTCTTTGTACTGGCCGGAGTTATCAGTAAGCCGATCCTCAAGACCGCAGGGTACACTAACAAAGTATCTGAAGGCGATCTCGATGCCGCGCTGGAAATCAACCAGAAAGACGAAATCGGACGTATGGCTGATTCACTGCGGACCATGGTCGGAGAACTCAAGAAGACCATCCTTAAAGCAGAAGATGAAACCCGCAAAGCGGAAGAAGAATCTGCAAAAGCTCGCGAAGCAACAGCTGAAGCGGAAAAAGCCCGGGCCAAAGCGGATATGGCCCGCACCGAAGGGCTCCATCACGCAGCTGACAGAGTTGAACAGGTCCTTGAGCGGGTAGTTTCCGCTTCCGAACAGATGTCCGTACAGTCTAATGAAATGCTGCAAGGTTCTGAAATCCAAAGTGACCGCATTTCATCCACTGCAACAGCTATGGAAGAAATGAATGCGACAGTGCTGGAGATCGCCCGTAACGCCAGTGATGCGGCTGAAGCAAGTAATGATGCGCAGATAAAGGCAAAAGACGGTGCTTCAGTTGTTGAGAAATCCAAGAGAGCACTGACCCAGACTGTAACCGAGGTTAACAACCTCAAAGACAACATGGAAGAACTTGGCAAACAGGCCAAGGGAACCGAGACCATTGTCGGTGTAATTACCGATATTGCCGACCAGACCAACCTGCTGGCTCTCAACGCTGCAATTGAAGCGGCCCGTGCCGGCGAGGCCGGACGAGGTTTCGCGGTCGTTGCAGATGAAGTCCGTAAACTGGCTGAAAAAACAATGACCGCCACTGGAGAAGTTTCCACTTCCATTAACGCTATTCAACGTGTAGCCGGGGAAAACATCCGCTCTATGGAAACAGTCTACACCCGCATTGAGGAAGCAAATGAATTCTCGGAAAGCTCCGGCGGAGTCTTAAAGGAAATCGTAACCGGAGCAGAAGAAAGTGCGGTCCAGATTCAAAGCATCGCAACAGCTGCTGAAGAGCAGTCCGCAACATCTGAAGAAATTAACAGCTCCATAGAAGAAATCAGCCGTATCACTGCTGAAACAGCGAATGGAGCCCGTGAATTCGCTTTGGCTCTTGAGTCGCTGGCCGAACAGGTATCTGAAATGCAAAAAATCGTGGAAGACCTGAAAGACGAATAG
- a CDS encoding AraC family transcriptional regulator, whose product MNKGIIRYLRPESIEGLEIQEVINSNHSFPNHTHGFHSVGVMEAGGCYCRQPGSGSSFVRGGEIALFNPGLVHSGVITDSDTRLTYRVFSFDNRLFEKALRDLNEVEGLPEFRSVVTEDKLTTGTLTELNYAASTVKSRLALDTALARAAAALLTRHCDAQSKVPQTKEPVAVKKAREYLNENLSEKVSLEELSQATGLSRYHLLRVFRKTTGLPPHSYHLQLRIEHAKRLLRSGMSFAETALQSGFSDQSHFTNTFRRYTGATPSQYTNI is encoded by the coding sequence ATGAACAAAGGGATAATCAGATATCTTCGCCCCGAATCAATTGAGGGCCTCGAAATTCAGGAAGTCATTAATTCCAACCACTCCTTCCCGAACCATACCCACGGATTCCATTCAGTAGGGGTTATGGAGGCAGGCGGTTGCTATTGCCGCCAGCCGGGTTCAGGCAGTTCCTTTGTGCGTGGAGGAGAAATCGCCCTCTTCAATCCCGGACTTGTCCATTCCGGCGTAATTACCGACTCCGATACAAGGCTCACTTACCGTGTATTCAGTTTTGACAACCGGTTATTTGAAAAAGCCCTGCGCGACCTGAACGAAGTAGAAGGATTGCCGGAATTCAGATCTGTTGTGACCGAAGATAAGTTGACTACCGGAACCCTGACCGAACTCAACTACGCAGCATCAACAGTAAAAAGCAGGCTGGCCTTGGATACCGCTCTTGCCCGTGCTGCGGCGGCCCTTTTGACACGTCACTGCGATGCGCAATCCAAGGTACCGCAAACGAAAGAACCCGTAGCCGTAAAGAAAGCCCGCGAATACCTCAACGAGAACCTCTCGGAAAAGGTTTCACTTGAAGAACTTTCGCAGGCCACCGGACTTTCCCGCTACCATCTGCTGCGGGTATTCAGAAAAACAACAGGACTTCCGCCCCACAGTTATCACTTGCAGTTACGCATTGAACACGCCAAAAGGCTGCTGCGCTCAGGAATGTCCTTTGCCGAAACAGCCCTGCAAAGCGGTTTCTCAGATCAGAGCCACTTCACCAACACTTTTCGTCGATATACGGGCGCAACTCCCTCGCAATACACGAATATTTAA
- a CDS encoding zinc ribbon domain-containing protein YjdM, with protein sequence MENLPNCPQCNSEYVYSDGTALICPECNHEFQAEDVAEKVYKDANGNVLVDGDTVIVIQDLKVKGASSSIKKGTKVKNIRLVEPEDGVHDISCKIPGFGAMMLKTSIVKKG encoded by the coding sequence ATGGAAAATTTACCTAATTGCCCGCAGTGTAATTCTGAATATGTATATTCCGATGGAACCGCCCTTATCTGCCCTGAATGCAACCATGAATTTCAGGCTGAAGACGTTGCGGAAAAAGTTTATAAAGACGCAAACGGTAACGTCCTCGTAGACGGTGATACTGTCATCGTTATTCAGGACCTGAAAGTTAAAGGCGCATCTTCTTCCATCAAAAAAGGAACCAAAGTCAAAAACATCCGTCTGGTTGAACCTGAAGACGGTGTACATGACATTTCCTGTAAAATTCCCGGTTTCGGCGCAATGATGCTGAAGACATCCATTGTAAAAAAAGGATAG
- a CDS encoding DMT family transporter, with product MSTSKSNTTIIPVFSILAAVLLWGSSFAAMKHLVGNLNPWAVMWMRTGIATLALTPFISRLAAPVKKGKDRFALAIMALFMPCLYFLSESYALTFTTATQAGLISASLPLMVSAGAGFFFKEKTTLAGWLGLALSMLGVAVLTLSGSPSGNGSNPALGNMLELLAMICAAGYMLLVKRLSASYGPWTLTAVQNSAGCIFFLPGMYLLIRDGLGPDPLNVILIAGYLGAFVTLGAFGLYNVGMSRLPAGKASAFINLVPAIAAFFGWFLLGETLNFTQMLASLVIFAGVGLAQSGGRINWKSLIVFTPGSLLKQKN from the coding sequence ATGAGTACAAGCAAGTCGAACACAACTATAATTCCAGTATTTTCTATATTGGCAGCAGTTCTGCTCTGGGGAAGTTCTTTTGCAGCAATGAAACATCTTGTGGGAAATTTAAATCCATGGGCAGTGATGTGGATGCGCACAGGGATTGCCACCCTCGCACTTACACCATTCATTTCGCGTCTGGCAGCCCCGGTCAAGAAAGGGAAGGATAGATTTGCACTCGCCATTATGGCTCTATTCATGCCCTGCCTTTATTTTCTTTCAGAATCTTATGCCCTGACTTTCACAACCGCGACACAGGCCGGATTGATATCAGCCTCTCTACCGTTGATGGTTTCAGCGGGAGCCGGATTCTTTTTCAAAGAAAAAACAACCCTTGCCGGATGGCTTGGGCTGGCTCTCTCCATGCTCGGAGTTGCTGTATTGACTTTAAGCGGAAGTCCCTCCGGTAATGGATCCAACCCGGCACTTGGCAATATGCTGGAACTTCTCGCCATGATCTGCGCTGCAGGGTATATGCTGTTGGTCAAAAGACTCTCCGCCAGCTACGGCCCGTGGACTTTGACCGCAGTCCAAAACAGTGCCGGATGCATCTTTTTTCTACCCGGAATGTACCTGCTAATCCGGGACGGTCTCGGACCGGACCCGCTGAATGTCATTTTGATAGCCGGATATCTTGGGGCTTTCGTCACCCTTGGAGCCTTTGGGCTTTATAATGTAGGAATGAGCCGCCTGCCTGCGGGGAAAGCCTCAGCTTTCATCAACCTTGTACCGGCCATAGCTGCTTTCTTCGGATGGTTCCTATTGGGTGAAACCCTTAACTTCACACAAATGCTGGCCTCATTAGTAATCTTCGCCGGAGTAGGGCTTGCCCAAAGCGGGGGGAGAATCAATTGGAAATCCCTTATAGTTTTTACTCCCGGCTCACTTTTAAAACAAAAGAATTGA
- a CDS encoding bacteriohemerythrin, with amino-acid sequence MVFVEWKDKYSLENEHIDKQHKFLIQMLNDLAEAGPGDKESAACTCLSRMEKYAQEHFQDEEKLMRDNGYLHLDEHIKEHEGFIQQLEDYKEAVFTKYVPFQDMLEYLNNWLVGHILESDRKYALYIRGD; translated from the coding sequence ATGGTTTTTGTTGAATGGAAAGATAAATATAGCCTTGAAAATGAGCATATAGATAAGCAACATAAATTCTTGATACAGATGCTTAATGATCTGGCTGAAGCCGGTCCCGGAGATAAAGAGAGTGCGGCTTGTACATGCTTGAGTCGTATGGAGAAATACGCGCAGGAACATTTTCAAGATGAAGAGAAGCTTATGCGCGATAACGGCTATCTTCATCTTGATGAGCATATTAAAGAGCATGAAGGATTTATCCAGCAATTAGAAGATTATAAAGAAGCTGTCTTTACTAAATACGTGCCTTTTCAGGATATGCTGGAATATTTGAATAATTGGTTGGTTGGGCATATTCTTGAGAGTGATCGTAAATATGCCCTTTATATACGCGGAGATTAA
- a CDS encoding BMP family lipoprotein — translation MKTVFVTILFLLFTIGTALADQPVVGFVTGASGLGDLSFNDMSYGGIRRAQQEFNFKLIILEPEVDGESRIEDFTNLIEQSDILILVGAQHAELVKKTAPKYPNKKFIISEVPLAGMENVSSVFFEQGEGSFLAGALAALTSKTGKIGFIGATPVPPVQKFEQGYVDGAKYAVPDIKVEVAYLTPLGDFSGFNAPAKGYNVAMGQYRTGADVVFTVAGLTGNGIIEAARRSGRYAIGVDSDQDSLAKGFVLTSMIKKLDVAAYNELKAVMLGEFKSGPTSYGLKQNGVGLSEMKYTRDKIPNSVLKTIDDIRNKIINGEIKVQYRENLK, via the coding sequence ATGAAAACAGTTTTTGTCACAATTTTATTCTTATTATTTACAATCGGAACCGCTTTGGCAGACCAGCCTGTAGTAGGTTTCGTTACCGGAGCTTCTGGTCTTGGCGACCTTTCATTTAATGACATGTCTTATGGTGGAATCCGCAGAGCTCAGCAGGAGTTTAATTTCAAATTAATCATTCTTGAGCCGGAAGTAGACGGCGAATCCAGAATAGAAGATTTCACGAACCTCATAGAACAGTCTGACATCCTGATCCTTGTGGGAGCGCAACATGCGGAGCTGGTAAAAAAGACAGCCCCGAAATATCCGAACAAAAAATTCATCATCAGCGAAGTTCCTTTAGCTGGAATGGAAAACGTTTCCTCGGTCTTCTTCGAGCAGGGAGAAGGCTCCTTTCTGGCCGGAGCTTTAGCTGCACTGACCAGCAAGACCGGCAAAATCGGATTCATCGGTGCAACCCCGGTTCCACCGGTCCAAAAATTTGAACAAGGCTATGTGGACGGGGCAAAGTACGCTGTCCCAGATATTAAAGTTGAAGTGGCCTACCTGACTCCGCTGGGCGACTTTTCCGGATTCAATGCTCCTGCCAAGGGCTACAATGTTGCCATGGGTCAGTACAGAACCGGAGCGGACGTTGTTTTCACTGTTGCCGGACTTACCGGAAACGGTATAATTGAAGCAGCCAGACGCAGTGGAAGATATGCCATCGGTGTTGATTCGGATCAGGATTCACTGGCTAAAGGCTTTGTTTTGACCAGTATGATTAAAAAGCTTGATGTCGCGGCCTACAATGAATTGAAGGCAGTTATGCTGGGAGAGTTCAAATCCGGTCCCACAAGCTACGGCTTAAAGCAAAATGGAGTGGGACTGAGTGAAATGAAATACACTCGAGACAAAATCCCCAATTCTGTACTGAAAACAATCGACGATATCAGAAACAAAATCATAAACGGCGAGATCAAGGTTCAATACCGGGAAAATCTCAAATAA
- a CDS encoding methyl-accepting chemotaxis protein, which yields MSFKNWSLKTKIILPTFCIVALILATSTLVMTNQAKKMAVKQASEAADHIAKGFGNEISETMGKALTVTRALGIMFEEGANYSVIPDREYLDSVLVGVLERHPGLAGSWCAFPPDVYDGREDDYMGKYKGAYRNWYHRDNGQIAELFVGNKDVSNVGWFQNPMSGNVETITEPYPWTVKGKTYWVSSTGIPVKKNGQNIGVVGVDFYLNDLQDTILKIKPLETGYAYLVTNKGNIVAHPDSELQAKNLGDVIDYEHKRETLNAIERGRAYSYVTESENGERQYITYAPIKVGKTSFPWSIALVIPMDKVEAQANAIAQNSLIISGIAIAILLAVLFMLASVISKPIIRTAAYTAKVADGDLDAELNIDQKDEIGHMADSLRAMVVELKNTILKAEDETRKAEDESAKAREATAEAEKARAKADIARTDGLRHAAERVELILERVVSASEQMSVQSNQLLNGAEIQSDRITSTATAMEEMNATVLEIARNAADAAGESTESQEKARNGAEVVDKSKTALGQTVSEVNNLKVNMEELDKQAKGTEAIIGVITDIADQTNLLALNAAIEAARAGEAGRGFAVVADEVRKLAEKTMTATGEVSDSINAIQRVAGENIRSMGTVYQHIEEANDFSEKSGSVLQEIVCGAEESAVQIQSIATAAEEQSATSEEINGSIEEISRITAETTDSAREFSTALESLAVQVSEMQKIVEDLKAE from the coding sequence ATGAGTTTCAAAAACTGGAGTCTGAAGACTAAAATTATTTTGCCAACGTTCTGCATTGTGGCACTCATTCTTGCCACAAGCACATTGGTCATGACCAATCAGGCCAAGAAAATGGCTGTGAAACAGGCAAGCGAAGCTGCTGATCATATTGCCAAGGGATTCGGTAATGAAATTTCCGAAACAATGGGTAAAGCCCTGACCGTAACAAGAGCACTGGGCATCATGTTTGAAGAAGGTGCCAACTACAGTGTGATCCCGGACCGCGAGTATCTCGACTCAGTACTGGTTGGCGTTCTTGAACGGCATCCCGGTCTTGCCGGATCATGGTGTGCCTTCCCCCCTGATGTTTATGACGGACGGGAAGACGACTACATGGGCAAATACAAAGGAGCCTACCGTAACTGGTACCATCGCGATAACGGACAGATTGCGGAACTATTTGTTGGCAATAAAGACGTTTCCAACGTGGGTTGGTTTCAAAATCCCATGTCCGGCAATGTGGAAACAATTACTGAACCTTACCCTTGGACAGTTAAAGGTAAAACATACTGGGTCTCTTCCACCGGGATTCCGGTTAAAAAGAATGGGCAAAACATCGGGGTCGTTGGTGTAGATTTTTATTTAAATGACCTTCAGGATACCATTCTTAAAATCAAACCTCTTGAGACCGGATATGCATATCTTGTAACCAACAAAGGTAACATTGTAGCCCACCCGGATTCCGAATTGCAGGCAAAAAACCTTGGCGATGTGATCGACTACGAGCACAAAAGGGAAACCCTTAATGCCATCGAAAGAGGTAGAGCTTACTCTTACGTAACCGAATCCGAAAACGGGGAAAGACAATACATCACCTATGCTCCTATCAAAGTAGGTAAGACTTCTTTCCCATGGTCCATTGCACTTGTTATCCCCATGGACAAAGTTGAAGCACAGGCCAATGCCATAGCCCAGAACAGCCTGATCATCAGCGGTATAGCTATCGCCATCCTGCTGGCAGTCCTTTTCATGCTTGCCAGTGTGATCAGTAAACCGATCATCAGAACCGCTGCATACACTGCCAAAGTTGCTGACGGTGATCTCGATGCCGAGCTCAACATTGATCAGAAAGATGAAATCGGACACATGGCAGATTCCCTGCGGGCAATGGTAGTTGAGCTCAAGAACACCATTCTCAAGGCGGAAGACGAAACGCGCAAAGCCGAGGATGAATCCGCCAAGGCACGTGAAGCAACTGCCGAAGCTGAAAAGGCACGCGCCAAAGCGGACATTGCCCGCACCGATGGCCTGCGCCATGCAGCAGAACGGGTTGAACTCATCCTTGAACGGGTAGTTTCCGCTTCCGAACAGATGTCTGTACAATCCAATCAATTGCTTAACGGAGCAGAAATCCAGAGCGACCGCATCACCTCCACCGCCACAGCAATGGAAGAGATGAATGCCACAGTACTGGAAATCGCCCGCAACGCAGCAGACGCAGCCGGGGAAAGCACCGAGTCACAGGAAAAAGCCCGAAATGGAGCTGAAGTCGTGGATAAATCCAAGACTGCTCTGGGGCAGACTGTTTCCGAGGTTAACAACCTCAAGGTAAACATGGAAGAGCTGGATAAGCAGGCCAAAGGAACCGAAGCAATTATCGGAGTGATCACCGACATTGCCGACCAGACCAACCTGCTGGCCCTTAACGCCGCCATTGAAGCGGCCCGTGCAGGTGAAGCCGGACGCGGATTTGCAGTAGTAGCCGATGAAGTCCGCAAGCTGGCAGAAAAAACCATGACTGCCACCGGAGAGGTTTCTGATTCCATCAATGCCATCCAGCGCGTTGCCGGTGAGAATATCCGTTCAATGGGAACTGTTTATCAGCATATTGAAGAAGCCAATGATTTCTCGGAAAAATCCGGCTCTGTTTTGCAAGAAATTGTATGCGGAGCAGAAGAAAGCGCGGTCCAGATTCAAAGCATTGCCACCGCAGCTGAAGAACAATCAGCCACCTCCGAAGAAATTAACGGATCGATTGAAGAGATCAGCAGAATCACTGCCGAAACAACAGACAGTGCGCGGGAATTCAGCACAGCACTTGAATCCCTTGCCGTACAGGTCTCTGAAATGCAGAAAATTGTGGAAGACTTGAAAGCTGAGTAA